In the genome of Paraburkholderia azotifigens, the window TGCCGTTCTTCAAGCTGCAACTGCTGTATCGGCGGAATTTCTCCCATGGGCTGACGACGCTGGCGTGCGCGGTGATTCTGCTGGTGGGCGTCGCGGTGATTCCGGCGCAGTTCCTCGCGAAAATTCACGCATACAGGCCGCTGCAAACGGCACCGCTTTCTTTGCTGGTTGCCCTTCCGATGCTGATAGTGCTTCCGCTGACAGCCGCGCTTCTGAACATGCGCCGCATCGATTCGCGGTGGGTCATGGCATTGGGACTGTCGCTCGTCGCGACGACGTGTTTCCTCGGCAGCTTCATGACCTCGGAATGGATCCGCGACAACTTTTACTGGCTCCAGTCGCTTCAGATCGTAGCGCAACCGATGGTGATTCTCGCGATCCTGATGGGCGTGACAACGGGCTTGCCGCCGACAGAGGGTCCGTTTGCTTCGGCGATGTTCAACTCGCTCAAGGCTTTCGCAGGCGTGGCGGGGACCGCGCTGATCGACAGTCTCGGCACCGCTCGCGAACATTTTCATTCGAGCATGCTGGTCGATCATCTGGGCAACAACGCATTGATTGCGAGCCAGAGCATCGACGCCGCTCATGGTCTTGGTGAACTCGCGCACCGCATTCATGAGCAGGCGGTAGTACTCACTTCCGCCGATCTCTATCGCGTGATGGCGGTGATCGCCGTTGCCGTGCTTCTCCTCGTTCCAGTGCTTCCTGTGCGTATTTATCCGCCCTGGAGCACGCCGCCTTCCACTCGCTAAAGATCGATTCATATGCCATCCGTCATCCGACTTTCGCCCAAACTGGTTCGCATCGCCGTTGCTGTGGGCGTGCTCGCCGTCGCTGCCTGGGGCTGCGCGAAACTGCTTGCGCATCCCGACGCCGAGTCCACGAACGATGCCTACGTCGCCGCCGATTTCACGCTGGTCGCGCCGCGCGTAGCCGGCCAGATTTCAGAGGTCCTGGTCGACGACAACCAGCAGGTGAAGGCCGGCCAACTGATGGTTCGTATCGACGATCGCGACTATCAGGCCGCATTGCTGAGCGCGCAAGCGGACGTAGCGGCTGCCAAGGCATCCGTAGCGAACTACGACGCCGAGATTGCGCGGCACCCTTCTCTCGTCGATCAGGCGCGCGCCACGCTGCGTTCCGATGAAGCGTCGATCGATTTCGCGCGAGCCAATGCGGCGCGTTATCACAATCTGTCGGAAGCCGGTGCGGGGACGGCCCAGGAGCAGCAGCACGCCGCGAGCGCACTCGCCGAGCAACTCGCACAGCAGGCTCACGACCGCGCCGCATTGGCCGCGACCGAACAGAATCTCGACGTGCTGCGCACGCAGCGCGACAAGGCTGCCGGCGCGCTGGCGCATGCTCAGGCCGTATTGGAGCAGGCAAAGCTCAATCTGTCGTACACGGAGATTCACGCGCCCGTCGACGGCAAAGTGGGGCGGCGTTCTGTGCGAGTCGGCGCATTTGTGACGCCCGGCACAACCCTGCTCGCGATCGTCCCGCTTTCGGATGCGTATGTCGTCGCGAACTTCCAGGAAAATCAGATCACGAAAATGCGGCCCGGCGAGAGCGTGCGCATCACCGTCGACAGCTTTCCGGGCGTCGTGATCCAAGGCCACATCGACAGTCTGGCTCCCGCAACGGGCGTGAGCTTCGCGCCCATTGCACCCGACAACGCAACCGGCAACTTCACGAAGATCGTGCAGCGCGTGCCCGTCAAGATCACCATCGACCCGGGTCAGCAAGCCGCATCGGCATTGAGCGTGGGGCTCTCTGTCGAAGCGGAAGTCGCGGTGAACAAGCATGGCGATGCGACGATTGCGGGAGCGGACAAGAAATGAACGCGAGCGACTTGTCTTTTCGTACGCCCGCGTTGGCTGTACTGCTTAGCCTCGCGCTGAGCGGCTGTCTGGTGGGGCCGAATTTCGAACGTCCGGCGCAATCGCCGCCCAACGTCTTCGACCGGACGCAGACTGCGCAGGCGCCGAGCAAGCCGGTCGAGTCCGGCTTCAATGCGGACTGGTGGGAACTCTTCGACGATCCCACGCTGAATGCACTGGAAAAGCAGCTTGCGGATGCGAATCTCGATGTGGCCGCGGCCTCTGCACGTCTGCGGCAAAGCCGGGCCGAGCAGCGCGTCGCGGGCGCAGCGGAATATCCGACCTTGACGGGAGCGGCATCGTATAACCGCGAGCGCGGCAGCGAAAACGGCATCCTGTCCCTGCTCGGCGTCACGCCGACGAGCACGCAACCGCAATCGGCATCGGGCAGCGCGCCGCTCGGTGTGTCGGCGATGCCGGGTTCGAAGGGCTCGCCCGCCTACGATCTGTATCAGTTCGGCTTCGATGCTTCATGGGAAGTCGACATCTGGGGCCGCGTTCGACGCAGTGTAGAAGCCGCGTCCGCGATGACGGATGCTTCCTGGGAAGAACGCAACGCGGTGTTGTTGTCCGCGCGCGCCGAACTCGCGCGCGACTATGTCCAGTTGCGCGACACGCAGGCTTTACTGCAGATTGCCCGGCAGAACCTCGATATCGCTCGCGACGCGACAAAGCTCACGAAGACGCGCGTGCGCGAAGGTGTGACGACCGATCTCGACGTGGCCAATGCGTCGGCGCAGGAAGCGACGATCGAAAGTCTGATTCCGACTCTCGAATCGCGCCGGGAAACGACGATCAACGCCATAGGCGTGTTGCTTGCCAAAGAGCCCGGCGCACTGCGCGACATGCTTGCCGATCCGCGCGACGTGCCGCGTCTTCCTCAGCAGGTGCCGATTGGTTTTCCGTCCGAGCTGGCACAGCGCAGGCCTGACATCCGCAAAGCGGAGGCGCAATTGCATGCAGCCACGGCCGCAATCGGCATGGCAAAAGCCGATTTCTATCCACGCATTTCGCTTAACGGCAGCGCCGGATTCCAAAGCCTGCAACTATCCAATCTCGCCGATTGGGCATCGGGTCAGTTCGTCGTGGGACCGTCGATCACGCTGCCGATTTTCGAAGGCGGACGCCTCAAGGGAACGCTTCAATTGCGCGAAGCGCAGCAACAGGAAGCCGCCATCGTCTACAAGCGCACCGTGCTTCAGGCGTGGCGTGAAGTGGATGATGCGCTGATCGTGTATGACGCCGAGCAGCAACGCCATAACCGCCTCGAAGCGGTGGTCGATCTGAATCTGCGCGCGCTGTCGATTGCGCGTCAGCGCTACAAGGCGGGGGCCGTCGACTTTCTCGATGTGCTCAATGTGCAAAAGCAGCTGCTCGATGCGCAGCGCAATCTCGAGCAAAGCAGAGCCGACGCCGCGGCCAATCTCATTACCTTGTGCAAGGTGCTGGGCGGCGGTTGGGAATCGACGTATGTCAAAGCGGATGCCGCCCCCCATTGAAGCAGTGGTGTTCGCGCATCCTCGTGTATCAGTTTTTTTCAAGCGCCGTGGAGCGACTTCTGCGGCGCCTCGTTTGTGGAGATCGGCATGAAATCTTTTATTCGCACTCTCGTCGTGGCGGCCGCTATCGCTGCGCCTGCCATTTCGCACGCTCAGGAAAGCACGCGCGTCGCTCAGCCGCAGCAGAGCGACATGCAGACCTCGGGTTACGGCGGCACTGCAAATAGCAAGGATCAGACGGGTTCGCAGCAGAAGGGCTTCGGCCTCTTGCATCGTCTCGACGACAGCACGCATCGCGACAATTGCGCGGGCCCAATCAGCTACTGCAGCATCTTCTTCGGCAGCTGATCGCATGCCGACGCAGGGGCGCGGCCCTCGCGTCCAATGCGGTAGCATAAAGAGGCACGCCGGCGTGATCGCGAACACTCTTCGCGCGCCCTGATCGGATCACAGCCGGCCTTCTTCCCACTGCCTTGCATGGAGCGAAGAATGCCCTACCGCAATTACCACAAACGCAAGATCGCAGGCCGGAACCTGCATCCCGAAACCCAGATGATGTCCTATGGCTACGATCCGTTCCTGTCGGAAGGATCGGTCAAGGCGCCCGTTTTCCTGACATCGACGTTCGCGTTCCGCACGGCCGAAGACGGCGCGGAGTTCTTCGACATGGTCTCGGGCCGCAAGCCGCTTCCCGAAGGCGAAAGCGCGGGCCTCGTGTATAGCCGCTTCAATCATCCGAATCTGGAGATCGTCGAAGATCGGCTCGCGCTGCTCGACGATTCGGAAGCGGCCGCCGTGACGTCCAGCGGGATGGCCGCGATCGCGGCGATTCTGCTGGCTTTTTTGCGGCCCGGCGACTGTGTGGTTCAATCCGCGCCGCTCTACGGAGGAACCGAAACGCTGATTTCGAAGTTCCTGCCCGAATGGGGCATCGCTTCTCAAGTGATCGACGATGGCCTGTCGATCGAGGCGATTCGTCACGCGCTCGAAACAGCCGCGCAGAAAGGCAAGGTGCGGATGTGTTACGTCGAGACACCCGCCAATCCGACCAACGCGCTTTTCGATCTCGAAGGCTTGCGGCAAGAGATCGACGCATTCGAAGCACGTCATGGATACCGCCCGCTTTCCGTGTGCGACAACACCTTGCTCGGTCCGTTGTTTCAGAAGCCCGTCAGTCAGGGCATCGACCTCAGCGTGTATTCGCTCACGAAGTACATCGGCGGACATAGCGATCTGGTCGCGGGCGGCGTTACGGGCAGTCGCGATCTCATCACCAGGGTGCGCGCCATTCGTAGCACGTTCGGCTCGCAACTCGATCCGCATTCGTGCTGGATGATCACGCGTTCGATGGAAACGCTCGTGCTGCGTATGGAACATGCCGCGCGCAGCGGCACCACCGTCGCGCGCTGGCTCGCCAGCAATCCGTTCAAGCCCGTGAAGGTGCTGCATCCGGAACTGATCGACGATCCCGCTTATCAGGCGGTGTATCGGCGGCAATGCAGCGGGCCCGGTTCGACCTTCGCTTTCGTGCTCGACGGCGGCCGCGAACAGGCGTTCCGCTTCATCAACGGCTTGACGCTGTTCAGGTCGGCAGTGAGTCTGGGCGGCACGGAATCGCTGATCTGCCATCCGTCGTCGACGACGCATTCGGGTGTGCCCGTGGCAGCGCGGCTCGCCGCGGGCGTTTCCGATGGCTTGATACGCGTGTCGGTCGGGCTCGAACATCCCGACGATCTCATTGCCGACCTGTCGCACGCGCTCGAACACTGCTGATGCAATGAGCGGACGCATGCGCTAGAGCAACATCGCGACCGGTCATGACGGACTCGCTGCACGGCCGTCCTCCCTGACTCGATGGCGACGCAATGCCATGCCGTTATGTTCCGGGCGTAAGCCGCGATGCTGAAAAAGCGCGGCCCGGCGCTAAAGCAAAGTCGATCCGATGCCGTTATCGCCGTAGATGCGTCGCCTGCGACACGACGCACGACGTCGAATGCGACGTTTTATTTCAAGGAATCAGGTCGGCGACAACCCGGCATACTTTCACTTTTTCGCCGCGGACAGCCCTCGCCATCCAAACGGGAATGGCGCGGACGCATGCCGCGTAGCGCCATGCGCGGGTCTATCTGGAGCCCACTTTGCAATGAGTTCGCCCCCAGTCATTCCGTTTGCCCCAAACAAAACGAATTCCGGCGCGTTCATCGGCGCCGCACCCGCATTCCGTCAACTGGTCCGTCTGATCGACCGCGTCGCGCCCACCGATCACGCGCTGCTCATCTTCGGCCCGACGGGTTCGGGCAAGGAACTCGTCGCGCGCCGCGTGCACATGCGCAGCCCGCGTCACGACCAGCCGTTCGTCGACGTCAACTGCGGCGCGATCCCCGAGCATCTCGTCGAAGCCGAACTGTTCGGCCATGTGAAAGGCGCGTTCACGGGCGCCGCCGAAAACCGCCAGGGACTTTTGCAGCAAGTCGGCACGGGCACACTGCTGCTCGATGAAATCGGCGAACTGCCGCTCGCGCTGCAACCGAAGCTGTTGCGCGTGCTCGAAACGCGCACCTTCCGCCCGATCGGCTCGTCGACGAATCTGCGTTTCGAAGGACGCGTCGTCGCGGCGACGCACCGCGACCTGCGCGAACTGTCGCGCGAAGGACGTTTCCGC includes:
- a CDS encoding HlyD family secretion protein, with amino-acid sequence MPSVIRLSPKLVRIAVAVGVLAVAAWGCAKLLAHPDAESTNDAYVAADFTLVAPRVAGQISEVLVDDNQQVKAGQLMVRIDDRDYQAALLSAQADVAAAKASVANYDAEIARHPSLVDQARATLRSDEASIDFARANAARYHNLSEAGAGTAQEQQHAASALAEQLAQQAHDRAALAATEQNLDVLRTQRDKAAGALAHAQAVLEQAKLNLSYTEIHAPVDGKVGRRSVRVGAFVTPGTTLLAIVPLSDAYVVANFQENQITKMRPGESVRITVDSFPGVVIQGHIDSLAPATGVSFAPIAPDNATGNFTKIVQRVPVKITIDPGQQAASALSVGLSVEAEVAVNKHGDATIAGADKK
- a CDS encoding efflux transporter outer membrane subunit — protein: MNASDLSFRTPALAVLLSLALSGCLVGPNFERPAQSPPNVFDRTQTAQAPSKPVESGFNADWWELFDDPTLNALEKQLADANLDVAAASARLRQSRAEQRVAGAAEYPTLTGAASYNRERGSENGILSLLGVTPTSTQPQSASGSAPLGVSAMPGSKGSPAYDLYQFGFDASWEVDIWGRVRRSVEAASAMTDASWEERNAVLLSARAELARDYVQLRDTQALLQIARQNLDIARDATKLTKTRVREGVTTDLDVANASAQEATIESLIPTLESRRETTINAIGVLLAKEPGALRDMLADPRDVPRLPQQVPIGFPSELAQRRPDIRKAEAQLHAATAAIGMAKADFYPRISLNGSAGFQSLQLSNLADWASGQFVVGPSITLPIFEGGRLKGTLQLREAQQQEAAIVYKRTVLQAWREVDDALIVYDAEQQRHNRLEAVVDLNLRALSIARQRYKAGAVDFLDVLNVQKQLLDAQRNLEQSRADAAANLITLCKVLGGGWESTYVKADAAPH
- a CDS encoding cystathionine gamma-synthase family protein, translated to MPYRNYHKRKIAGRNLHPETQMMSYGYDPFLSEGSVKAPVFLTSTFAFRTAEDGAEFFDMVSGRKPLPEGESAGLVYSRFNHPNLEIVEDRLALLDDSEAAAVTSSGMAAIAAILLAFLRPGDCVVQSAPLYGGTETLISKFLPEWGIASQVIDDGLSIEAIRHALETAAQKGKVRMCYVETPANPTNALFDLEGLRQEIDAFEARHGYRPLSVCDNTLLGPLFQKPVSQGIDLSVYSLTKYIGGHSDLVAGGVTGSRDLITRVRAIRSTFGSQLDPHSCWMITRSMETLVLRMEHAARSGTTVARWLASNPFKPVKVLHPELIDDPAYQAVYRRQCSGPGSTFAFVLDGGREQAFRFINGLTLFRSAVSLGGTESLICHPSSTTHSGVPVAARLAAGVSDGLIRVSVGLEHPDDLIADLSHALEHC